AACACTTTGCCATGTAAGAATTAGTGTAGTATGCAAGAAATTAAGATGAACAAGCGAAAAAATGATATATGTTACGGAATAATTGGGACGTATCTTGCACGTCTTATCTAAACGTGGTGGAGTTTTCGAAAGAGTAAAGTAATGGTTTGGTGCACATGCAAATTCAGTGTTGGCTATGACTgtattttagaaaattaaataaaccaAGTTGGGCCCTGCGGCCAGCAGAGCAGACGTGAGAGACGTTGGTGGTGGGCGATGAGCCATCTGTCACACTCGCGCTGTTGTTTGTTGTCCAAAAGTTGGCCATTTTGGACCATTTGATGCATACGCCACCAAAACTTGCTCAACTCCTTGTGAATTCTGATTTGGTTTGTTTATCGACCGATTTTCCTATCAGTTAATATCGTTCTTCACATATCATCAATCAATTTTAAAGTTTCGTTTTCATTGGAGCGTTGCACCAATACATCTGGTGGGAGGTAGGGAACTCCCATCCATCACTAAACTTCCTATTAATGGCATTGGCTATTGTTTGTTTGGTTAGATAACCCAAAAAGATATTAGTCTAATTTCGTGTTTGGCAGTTAAACTAAAAATTTTGAATcggattttttaaaaagaaaaaaattcattatcaCAACACACAACCCCCAACCCCCcactagggatggcaaaaatccccgtaGAGGTGGGTCCCCATCAGGTCCCCGACCCTAACGGAGGGAAATTTCGAGTCTAAATGGGTATCGGGTACAgggatccccgaacttgaaaaatccccgacgggtatggggagaggatggtattggcgtccccatccccgaacccagcccgatatatatgtttatatttaaataaataaatatataattataatatttatgtttaaccctaagttaacttccctctcctaattcttcttaattttctatagaatttcatattgatgtgattttaaatagttgagttgaactttatagttaatttggatgtgttgaatgataagttaatatgaaacttaatgttaaaatgtatgataaatatttttttatgcaaaaaaatcggGAATTCGGAgcgggtatgggggatagtcccccgacggggacggggacggggattctccgaaacctaataaacggggatgggggtggggatggagagcggggatggggatggtattgtcatacccggcccctacccgacccgttgccatcctTACCCCCCACCCCaccttttctttcctttttattttatttattttatttttattaagaagGAGCGATTTCATTGAGAGCAAAACAATAGAATTACATATTATCCTCCACTAAAACATCATACACAGTAACAGGGGGATCCTGAAACCAAGATGATGTTTTTGGTAAGGTTATAGCCAAACGAGTTAAGCGATGTGCTACTCGATTAGTTTCTCTaaagacaaaataaataaaagtatcCTCTAGCTGGGAAAGTAAAAATCTGCAATCTGAGAACAAGAAACTTAGAGGGGATCTATCCTCCTTCTCAGCTAGGACATCCCGTATCACGCCTTGTGCATCTCTTTCAATCAGTTTAGGGCCGGATCAAGTTCACGGGAGAAAAGGAGGGCCTCACGTAAAGTAAGAGCTTTGGCATGTTTAGGAGAAGAAACATAATTGAATTTGCACGCACGAGTAGCCACAAAACACCCCGCAGAGTTTCGAGCGATAATTCCTCCACCACCAACGCCAATCTGCACATTGAGAGCTCCATCTATATTGATCTTGATCGCACCAAAATGGGGTTTTTGCCATTTCCCCAGAGCTCACGAGAGCGTCGAGTTCAGAGAAGTCATCCTTAAATTCATGCAACAACCAAACTGCTCCATCAACCATTTCACATGGACTTCGACGTTTTGTCGTCCATACGACCGTATTCCGCTCATTCCAGAGATTCCACAACAGCATAAAGAGGAGTTCAATTTTTTAGCTTTCCCCACCTAACAGATTATGTTCTAGCCATCCATTGAGGCCTCATGTATCACGATCACGCCATTCGGTCTGCAAAGGGCTGCTTAGCCAGATTAAAGCCGTGAAAGAGCAATCCAATAAAACATGATGTAATGTCTTCGCCTGGGCTTTGCACAACACACAACCACTAAATCCCATTGGACTCCCTTGCTGAGCAGCCATTCTCTTGTTGGGAGAATATTATGGAGAACCCGCCAGACAAAAACCTTAACCTTTGGTGGAACACATACTTGCCAAAGCCGAGACCATGCCTGAGTTGGACCTGACCAAAGCCGACTTGCTTAACATATTCATGGTGGCCCACGGGGTTGGACCTGGCCTACTTGGACGCTTTCCCCCATCTACTCTATCTTGGGTTGTAATCCTCCGAATTATGGGGCTGCGATTAAACGGATCGTCATTGACGATATCAATGGGCTCAGGCCTAGAAGTGGGTGCGGCAGTTAATGCCTGTACACAATGACCGCCCAAATCTGTCTCCCTAATTAATGGCCCCAGTGCCAATGACATCATCTCCGGGATTGTCTTGTTCAATTAAGGCGAGATTTGGACCTACAAGATCATCTTCCAAATCAACCACAGAATCTGGCGAGCATTTAGATCTGGAATATATGTCTCTGATTTGGTTTCCTCTTCTGAGATGTCATCTGCCACATGAATTTCGTTACCGAGGTCATAGGCAATTAATGCATGATTCTCATGCCTAATAGGTTCTACTATGTCAGCCTACATTCTTCTTGTGCTGGCTCATCGTTTGCCTCCGTCTCCCCGTCATCCACCTCAATCGGCGCATGCATCAACCACCCTTCCAAGGAAGGCAGGCCAAAGTGCCACCCTTTGGGTTTGTGATAATCGGGCCCGAGAACATCACGATGAAACCATAACCCATATGGTTTATCACTGTCGTCCCTCTCCTTTCCCGTGTAAAAGCCACAATCTTTCTCTCCATGATCCAGCATGCCACACAGGTAGCGTGTGATTGGCAGTTTCTCATACTAGAGCTGAACCCATTCCACCATTCCACTAGCATTCGGCAATCGCACTGCCAACCAACGTCTTAGGGGCCTGCCAACATCCAGGAGGACCCTAATGCATAAGTAGATGCTGAGACATTCACCGCGCCTGCTCTGGTCAGTCACAACATAGGTCCCGAGCGCATCGCCAATCAGTTTCTCCATAGCTCGGGTCATAAATACTAAGGGAAGACCCTTTACTTGCACCCAAAACTCCTGATTACGTAAAGGTATAATGAGTGGATCAAGTAATCTATTAGCTGCAGCCATGATCAGTAATGAATGGTTGAATGTCCAAGTTCTGCCCCTCATGATGGTGTCGCGTGTCGCCTTGGTCTGAAACGAGAACACGAACTTGTCCTCCTCCATATCGATAATGTGGACTTGTGCCGTAAGTCGCCAAAGTGACGCCATCGTGCGTTTGAAAGCCTCCTTATTGTATGGTTTCCGTGTGAGTAGTTTGCCCACAAGCAAAAACTTTGAGGTTAGCAAATTTTTTACCTCATGTTGCTCCACCAGTTCAGCCTGTTCCTCATTAGTTAAGGCAAAATGGGCTGCAACCCGAGTCATCATATCGTCCATATAGCCAAGAAGGGTCTCGAGAAACCAAAGCCCCCACCGAAACCCGGTGCCAAGTCCGTGAAGGAACCACCGTCTGCTTCCCCTGACCATACACCGCCACCACAGTGTAGAATGTGGGTGGGTGATAACCGTCGTCGTCCGCTGCGATAAACTATCACTCTCCTAGAAACCCTAGTAGAACCCTAGGGGTTTTAAAAAGACTTTTTACACATCTCATGTGTTTCCCATACAAAATTCTTTGTTCATTATCCACCTTAAATCAAAGCCTTAGACCACAAAATCTAAATATGAGTAACATGACTTGAGT
The window above is part of the Prunus dulcis chromosome 1, ALMONDv2, whole genome shotgun sequence genome. Proteins encoded here:
- the LOC117616635 gene encoding uncharacterized protein LOC117616635, which translates into the protein MDDMMTRVAAHFALTNEEQAELVEQHEVKNLLTSKFLLVGKLLTRKPYNKEAFKRTMASLWRLTAQVHIIDMEEDKFVFSFQTKATRDTIMRGRTWTFNHSLLIMAAANRLLDPLIIPLRNQEFWVQVKGLPLVFMTRAMEKLIGDALGTYVVTDQSRRGECLSIYLCIRVLLDVGRPLRRWLAVRLPNASGMVEWVQL